The Oscillatoria acuminata PCC 6304 genomic interval GTCCAAGTGTGTAGATTGTAGGGGCGTATTGCATACGCCCTCTTGGGCCTGCGCATTGCGCCCCTACATTGCACGGGGTTACTCCGTTGATCCGTCACTACGAACGTTTTGGAGATTTTATTTTTTGGAGTCCCCTAAATGTAGAGGCGATTCGCTTTCTCGCCCCGACATCAGGTAATGCGTAAGTCCTCCCCATACAACAACCCCAAGGGGTTATCTTGTTGTCAACAGTTTGGCGAAACAGGTGTCGAGAATCTCTAACGCCACCTGAATTTGTTCAGCATCCACTACTAATGGCGGACAAAAGCGGATGGCGGATTTGCCACAGCCGATCAGTAACAGTCCGTGATAGAACGCCTCATCGATCGCGCGATCGCGTAATGACGGGTTGAAAGCACCGGATTCATCGAGTAAATCCACAGCCACCATTAACCCTTTCCCTCTCGGTTGTGAGAGTTGGGGATAGCGGTGGGCTAATTTGCTCAACCCTGACTGTAATAACTCACCCATTTGGGTGGCATTGGCAATTACCCCTTGAGTGAGAAGCTGTAACGTTGCATTAGCTGCGGCACAAGCAACGGGATTCCCGCCAAAGGTGGTGGCGTGAGAACCCGGAGGCCATGTCATCAGTTCTGGACGAGCGAGAATTGCCCCGAGGGGTAATCCACTGGCAATCCCTTTCGCCAGGGTAATGATATCGGGCATGACATTCCAATGTTCCACAGCGAACAACTTGCCCGTGCGACCCATACCCGATTGTACTTCATCCACCACCATCAAACAGTGATGGCGAGTGCAAATCTCCCGAATTCGGGCCAGGAATCCATCTTCTGGAACCAGATATCCCCCTTCCCCTTGAATCGGTTCAACGACGACTGCCGCTAGTTCTTCTGGGGGTAACACCGTTTTAAACAGTTGAAACTCCAGATAATCTAAGCTGGCATGAGTGCCGTAGGGAATATGGGTGATTCCTGATAATAAGGGCCCAAATCCTTGACGTTGGACGGCTTTTGAGCCTGTCAGGGACATGGCCCCAAAGGTGCGCCCGTGGAAAGCCCCTAGAAAAGCCACAATTTGAGACCTACCTGTAGCATAGCGGGCTAATTTGAGTGCCCCTTCGTTGGATTCTGCCCCAGAATTGCTGAAAAAGACCTTGGCCCCTTGGGGAAATGGGGCGAGTTTGGCCAACTGTTCCGCCAGTTCCACCATGGGTTCATAGTAAAAATCGGTCCCTGACATATGGAGTAACTGGGCCGCCTGAGCTTGAATCGCTTGCACTACCTGGGGATGAGCGTGTCCGGTGGCGGTGACGGCGATACCGGCGGTAAAGTCGAGGAAGACATTGCCATCCACGTCCTGGATTGAGCAGCCTTCGCCTCGGGCGACGACTAAGGGGTATCCCCGAGTATAGGAGGGAGAAGTCACGGCGCGATCGCGCTGGACCAGTTCTTGGGCGCGGGGTCCCGGTAAAGGGGTGACCAGATGGGGCCTCCGAGGTAAAGATTGGCCCGTTAAAATTTCATCCATCGCCATTCCACTCTTTCCGATTTACTAATGCCTACTCGACGCGATTCTAGTGTAATTACAGTTGACCTAGGAGCAATTTGAGGAGAAAATAGGCACGAGTCACGATAAGTATATTTACGGATTGAATCCGGGATAACTTGGTTTTATCGGGTTTTTTCCCCAGAAATCAAGTCCAAATTCTAAAATGGTAGGAATAGAACGAACAAGAGGCTGAGGTTAAATCAAAACCTGGGGTTAGCACAAAAAAAGGAAAAAAGCACCTCTCTCTAGGATAAAGCGGTTTCTTAACGTTCTGCCGTTCCCACGTTGAAAGTGCCATCCCCAAGCTCCAGACTCCTCTGAATCATGATAAAAATCAGTCCATCTGTCCTCCTGCGTCTATTGAGCAAACTGTCTCAGCTTTGCTACCCCAAAAATCAGCCTTCAACGCCATTGCTACAATTCCTGCATTCCGTGGGAATTGCCCTCGTCAGTGTCACCCTTGCCACGGTGATTAAAAGTGCCCTAGCACCCTTAATCTTAGGGGAAAGCCCATTTTTGGTGTATTTTGCGGCGATTATGGTCAGTGCTTGGTTTGGGGGTCCGAAAGCGGGAGTGATGGCTACCCTGGGGGCCGGATTAGTCAGCAGTTACTTATTTTTATCTCCCGGTTATGCTCTGATAGAAAGCAGTCCGAGCCAAATATTTCGGTTAATTTTATTTTTAATCGAAGGGTCGGCAATTGTGATCGCCATTGGTTCATTGCAACATACGAAACAACAGTTCGCCCAGAGTGCTAGAACCGCTCAACAACATTTTGAATCTTTTTTGCAAAGCGAACAGCGCTTTCATTTATTGGTGGATGGCATCGAAGATTATGGACTTTATATGCTTGCGCCCGATGGGCGGGTAAATAGCTGGAATCCGGGAGCAGAACGCCTCAAAGGGTATGCACCCGAGGAGATTATTGGTCAACATTTTTCCTGCTTTTATCCCCCAGAAGCAGTGGCGGAAGGGCAACCGGAACGAGACTTGAAACAGGCGGCAGAACAGGGACGATTGGAACAAGAAGCAGAACGACTGCGAAAGGACAGAACCCGCTTTTGGGTGCATGAAGTGATTACACCGTTATTCGATAAGCAGGGTAATCTTTATGGGTTTTCTAAAATTAGCCGGGATATCACCGAAAGTAAGCAAACTGAGGCGGAACTCAGAGCCAGTGAACAACGATTTAAGACCCTCGCTGAATCGACAGTGGAAGGGATTTTATTTTATGAAGGCGACTGCATCATTGCCGTGAATCGCTCCCTGGAAAAGATATTTGGATATGACCCGGACGACCTGAATGGACTGCCCTTAGCCTCTATTTTTACCGAGGAGACGGTAGCATTAATGGTGAACGACTGCCAATGGATGCAGGAGGGAGCATCGGAGGCAGTCGGGATCAAAAAAGAGGGGACAATGGTGAGCCTAGAAGCAGTAATTCAACCGACTCTCTATTTGGGTCGTTCCGTATGGATGGCATCAGTCCGGGACATCAGCGATCGCAAACGGGCAGAAGCCGACCTCCAACAAACCTTAAAAGAATTATCCGATTTCCAATGGGCTTTAGATAAATCAGCAATTGTTGCTACAACTGATGCTAAAGGAACGATTCAATATGTTAACGAAAAATTTATTGAAATTTCTAAATATTCCGAGTCTGAATTGATTGGACAAGACCATCGGCTGATTAATTCCGGTTATCATCCTAAAGAATTTTTTATCAATCTTTGGGTGACCATCGGTCGCGGGGAAGTGTGGCGAGGTGAAATTAAAAATCGGGCCAAAGATGGGACTTATTATTGGGTCGATACAGTCATTGTGCCGTTTTTAGATAGTCATAAAAAGCCCTTTCAATATTTAGCCATCCGCTACGATATTAGCCAACGGAAACAGGCCGAAGAAGCCCTGCGCGACAGTGAAAAACGGTTCCGGGATATGGCAGATACTGCCCCGGTGCTGTTGTGGATAGCCAATTGTCAGGGGCAGTGGACCTTTTTAAATAAATGGGGCTTAAACTTCATCGGCGCATTAATTGAAGCGGACCCGGACCTCAACCATCGGGACCGGATCCATCCCGAGGACCAGGTCCAATGCGTCTTGAGTTACCAACAAGCGGTGAGAGTCGGCCAACCCTTTACCCAGGAATACCGCCTACAACGATCGGATGGAGCCTATCGTTGGATGCTAGAAACTGGGGTGCCCCGGTGGAATCCCGAGGGCAATTTAGT includes:
- a CDS encoding acetyl ornithine aminotransferase family protein; its protein translation is MDEILTGQSLPRRPHLVTPLPGPRAQELVQRDRAVTSPSYTRGYPLVVARGEGCSIQDVDGNVFLDFTAGIAVTATGHAHPQVVQAIQAQAAQLLHMSGTDFYYEPMVELAEQLAKLAPFPQGAKVFFSNSGAESNEGALKLARYATGRSQIVAFLGAFHGRTFGAMSLTGSKAVQRQGFGPLLSGITHIPYGTHASLDYLEFQLFKTVLPPEELAAVVVEPIQGEGGYLVPEDGFLARIREICTRHHCLMVVDEVQSGMGRTGKLFAVEHWNVMPDIITLAKGIASGLPLGAILARPELMTWPPGSHATTFGGNPVACAAANATLQLLTQGVIANATQMGELLQSGLSKLAHRYPQLSQPRGKGLMVAVDLLDESGAFNPSLRDRAIDEAFYHGLLLIGCGKSAIRFCPPLVVDAEQIQVALEILDTCFAKLLTTR